Proteins encoded within one genomic window of Brassica rapa cultivar Chiifu-401-42 chromosome A09, CAAS_Brap_v3.01, whole genome shotgun sequence:
- the LOC103842613 gene encoding protein SPEAR1: MASNFFGKPNTRGSSPSLASPTSSSSSPATRRGKKNGSEKPKQPQRGLGVAQLEKIRLHGEMSCNNYNPSLYPQENVRMQGEYPSIPSSSPSFTYASPSSTPYGFYPDMMMGVHRDQYERATMSWNPSYGILESQHSLEPNITRHFLHEDPSSTRRSKSLGSGNQNSGSSDNQELDLELRLSI, from the exons ATGGCAAGTAATTTCTTTGGTAAGCCAAACACGAGAGGATCTTCGCCGTCTTTAGCGTCTCCAACATCGTCTTCTTCATCTCCGGCGACCAGAAGAGGAAAGAAGAATGGTTCCGAGAAGCCAAAGCAGCCACAAAGAGGTCTCGGAGTAGCGCAACTTGAGAAAATTAGATTACACGGCGAGATGAGTTGCAacaattataatccgtctttgTATCCTCAG GAGAATGTGAGGATGCAAGGAGAATATCCATCCAtaccatcatcatcaccatccttTACATATGCATCACCATCGTCGACTCCTTATGGCTTCTATCCAGATATGATG ATGGGTGTACATAGAGATCAGTACGAAAGAGCAACCATGAG TTGGAATCCAAGCTACGGCATCTTAGAGAGCCAACATTCTTTGGAACCAAACATCACCAGACATTTCTTACACGAG GATCCAAGTTCTACAAGGCGAAGTAAATCGTTGGGATCAGGAAACCAAAACTCGGGATCGAGTGACAATCAAGAGCTAGATTTGGAATTGAGATTGTCAATTTGA